The bacterium DNA segment TCATCGCCGTGCAGACGCCCATGTCCGACACCGGCGAAGCCGACCTCACCTACGTCCTCAACGTGGCGGAGGAGATCGGCGGGCTGATGCGCAAATCCTACGTGATCGTGACCAAGAGCACCGTGCCGGTGGGCACGTCGCGCAAGGTGGAGCGCGCCATCCGTGGCGCCCAGCCGGAACCCATCCCGTTCGACATGGCCAGCAACCCCGAGTTCCTGCGCGAGGGATCGAGCATCGAGGACTTCATGCGTCCCGACCGCGTGATCATCGGCACCGAGAGCGCGCACGCCGAGAAGATCATGCGCGAGATCTACAGGCCCCTCTACCTGCTCGAGACGCCCATCGTGCACGGCAGCATCGAGTCGGCAGAGCTGATCAAGTATGCCTGCAACGCCTTTTTGGCCGTGAAGATCTCCTACATCAACGAGATCTCCCAGCTCGCCGACCACGTGGGCGCCGACGTCTCGCTGGTGGCGCGGGCCATGGGGCTGGACAAGCGGATCGGCCCGAAGTTCCTGCACGCCGGTCTGGGCTTCGGCGGCTCCTGCCTGCCCAAGGACACCAACGCCATCGTGCACATCGCCCGGGAGGCGGGCGGCGACATGTCCATCGTGCGCGCGGCGATCGCCGTCAACGCCGCCCTGCCGGACGTCGCCATGGCCAAGGCGCGCGATCTGCTCCCCGACCTGCAGGGCCGGACGGTGGCCCTGCTGGGACTGAGCTTCAAGCCGAACACCGACGACATCCGCGACGCGCCAGCGCGCCGCCTGGTGGACCTGCTGAGCGAGGCGGGCGCGACCCTGCGCGTGCACGATCCGGTGGCCATGGACAACTTCCGCGGGATCCGACCCGATCTGTTGTACTGCGACGGTCCCTACCACGCCGTCGAAGGCGCCGATCTGACCCTGCTGGTGACCGAATGGAACGAGTACCGCCAGCTCGACCTGTCGCGCGCCGCCGCCCTGATGGCCGGCAGGCGCTTCCTGGATTGCCGGAACGTCTACAACCACGAGATGATGGCCGAGCACGGCATCGAATACCGTTCCTTCGGACGCCCCCCGGGGGGGAGTCCGGCATGAAAGAGGAAATGATGCGTCGCGTCGATCGATATGACCTGGTCTCGCCCATGATCCCCTGCAAGGACGAGATCCTCGCAGGCATGGACCGCATCCTGTCCACGGGCAACTACATCCTGGGCGAAGAGGTCCGCGCGCTGGAGAGCGAGATGGCCACGGCCTGCGGCGGCGCCGACTCGGTGGGCGTGGCCTCCGGTTCTGCGGCGCTGTACCTGGCGCTGCAACTGTCGGGTATCAGGCCGGGCGTGGAGGTCATCACCACGCCCTACACCTTCGTGGCCACCATCG contains these protein-coding regions:
- a CDS encoding UDP-glucose/GDP-mannose dehydrogenase family protein, whose amino-acid sequence is MSRICMIGTGYVGLVSGACLADFGHEIWCVDINEKRIADLHAGVMPIYEPGLDRLVAKDVGGGRLFFTTSLAEAMEHTDVIFIAVQTPMSDTGEADLTYVLNVAEEIGGLMRKSYVIVTKSTVPVGTSRKVERAIRGAQPEPIPFDMASNPEFLREGSSIEDFMRPDRVIIGTESAHAEKIMREIYRPLYLLETPIVHGSIESAELIKYACNAFLAVKISYINEISQLADHVGADVSLVARAMGLDKRIGPKFLHAGLGFGGSCLPKDTNAIVHIAREAGGDMSIVRAAIAVNAALPDVAMAKARDLLPDLQGRTVALLGLSFKPNTDDIRDAPARRLVDLLSEAGATLRVHDPVAMDNFRGIRPDLLYCDGPYHAVEGADLTLLVTEWNEYRQLDLSRAAALMAGRRFLDCRNVYNHEMMAEHGIEYRSFGRPPGGSPA